A genomic stretch from Hemicordylus capensis ecotype Gifberg chromosome 1, rHemCap1.1.pri, whole genome shotgun sequence includes:
- the YPEL4 gene encoding protein yippee-like 4, producing the protein MPSCEPVPPAACLPTKTFRSYLPRCHRTYSCVHCRAHLAKHDELISKSFQGSHGRAYLFNSVVNVGCGPAEQRLLLTGLHSVADIFCESCKTTLGWKYEQAFETSQKYKEGKYIIEMSHMVKDNGWD; encoded by the exons ATGCCCAGCTGTGAGCCGGTACCACCCGCTGCCTGTCTCCCTACAAAGACCTTCCGCAGTTACCTGCCCCGGTGCCACCGGACGTATAGCTGTGTCCATTGCCGGGCACACCTAGCCAAGCACGATGAGCTCATCTCCAAG TCCTTCCAGGGGAGTCATGGTCGTGCCTATCTTTTCAATTCTGT GGTTAATGTGGGCTGTGGTCCAGCCGAGCAGCGCCTCTTGCTCACCGGTCTCCATTCAGTTGCCGACATTTTCTGTGAAAGCTGCAAGACTACGCTGGGCTGGAAATAT GAACAAGCCTTCGAGACCAGCCAGAAGTACAAGGAAGGGAAGTACATTATTGAGATGTCACACATGGTGAAAGACAACGGCTGGGACTGA